A DNA window from Paenibacillus antri contains the following coding sequences:
- a CDS encoding DUF2294 domain-containing protein: MNKYEAEFSNLVRAFRKRHMGKGPGHIRTTFCKQWAICEMEGNLSPVEKFIAEHDEGKPMLRAARTEMVKQLYRKHPPVEMEAFLGAKLVDLFVDIDIEKDFGMSVFVFDANIEEKFGRG, translated from the coding sequence ATGAATAAATACGAAGCTGAGTTCAGCAATCTGGTGCGCGCGTTTCGCAAGCGGCATATGGGGAAGGGTCCCGGGCACATCCGGACGACGTTCTGCAAGCAGTGGGCGATCTGCGAGATGGAAGGCAACCTGTCGCCGGTGGAGAAGTTCATCGCCGAGCACGACGAGGGGAAGCCGATGCTCCGCGCGGCCCGTACCGAGATGGTGAAGCAGCTGTACCGCAAGCATCCTCCAGTCGAGATGGAGGCGTTCCTGGGCGCGAAGCTCGTGGACCTGTTCGTCGACATCGACATCGAGAAGGATTTCGGCATGTCCGTATTCGTGTTCGACGCGAATATCGAAGAGAAGTTCGGCAGAGGTTGA
- a CDS encoding P-II family nitrogen regulator: MKKIEAILRPQKLHDTIKALHAIGVTAFTVNQVVGRGLQKERSGIYRGQNYNVSLHPKVKMEIVISDFMVERTVQAIVSAAQTGEAGDGKIFISSVEQAYNIRTGRIDETIDELRPLTGEA; the protein is encoded by the coding sequence TTGAAGAAGATCGAGGCGATTCTTAGACCGCAGAAGCTGCACGATACGATCAAGGCGCTGCACGCGATCGGCGTAACGGCGTTCACGGTGAATCAGGTGGTCGGACGCGGATTGCAGAAAGAACGAAGCGGCATCTATAGAGGGCAAAATTACAACGTCAGTCTGCACCCGAAAGTAAAGATGGAGATCGTCATCTCGGACTTCATGGTCGAGCGTACGGTGCAAGCGATCGTGTCGGCGGCGCAGACGGGCGAGGCGGGGGACGGGAAAATCTTCATCTCCTCCGTAGAGCAAGCCTATAACATTCGTACCGGCCGGATCGACGAGACGATCGACGAGCTTCGGCCGCTGACAGGGGAGGCGTAG
- the fdhD gene encoding formate dehydrogenase accessory sulfurtransferase FdhD, whose translation MENGEIHDDAYASVDADAAERRAVVRYDVSGFRETEDWIAVERPLTILLDGAEFATMVCTPSDLEELTYGFLASEGIIRRADEVASLAIDPVSGFARVQLRNPRAAGKDAVSKRFIGSCCGKSRQFYFVNDARAARTSTSPVKLTVRQCVDRLRELEDASEAFRRTGGLHNAALCSPDRLLLARSDIGRHNALDKLYGRCLLENLPTRDAIVAFSGRLSSEVVLKVAKLGAGVVLSKSAPTTLAVELARDLGITAVGFVRGASLNVYSHPHRIRE comes from the coding sequence ATGGAAAACGGAGAGATTCACGACGACGCTTACGCCTCCGTGGACGCGGACGCGGCGGAGCGGCGCGCCGTCGTGCGCTACGACGTCTCCGGCTTCCGCGAGACGGAGGATTGGATCGCGGTCGAACGGCCGCTGACGATCCTGCTCGACGGCGCGGAGTTCGCCACGATGGTGTGCACGCCGAGCGACCTGGAGGAGCTTACGTATGGCTTCTTGGCGTCCGAAGGCATCATCCGCCGGGCGGACGAGGTCGCGTCGCTCGCGATCGACCCCGTCTCCGGCTTCGCTCGCGTCCAGCTGCGCAATCCGCGCGCCGCCGGCAAGGACGCCGTCTCGAAACGGTTCATCGGCTCCTGCTGCGGCAAGAGCCGCCAATTCTACTTCGTGAACGACGCCCGCGCCGCGCGTACGTCGACCAGCCCCGTGAAGCTGACCGTGCGGCAGTGCGTCGACCGGCTGCGCGAGCTCGAGGACGCGTCGGAGGCGTTCCGGCGGACGGGCGGCTTGCATAACGCGGCGCTGTGCTCGCCGGATCGGTTGCTGCTCGCGAGATCCGATATCGGCCGCCACAACGCCCTCGATAAGCTGTACGGGCGCTGCCTGCTCGAGAACCTCCCGACGCGGGACGCGATCGTCGCGTTCAGCGGCCGCCTCTCCTCCGAGGTCGTCCTGAAGGTCGCGAAGCTCGGCGCCGGCGTCGTCCTGTCGAAGTCGGCGCCGACGACGCTCGCCGTCGAGCTCGCGCGCGACCTCGGCATTACGGCCGTCGGCTTCGTTCGAGGGGCGTCGCTGAACGTGTACTCGCACCCGCATCGGATCCGGGAGTAG
- a CDS encoding FdhF/YdeP family oxidoreductase, with the protein MGKTKHDGPQKLPFAPDPRLWVSPVPFGLGKVKPAHIRETLKVAWDNRDNLGYAARILTQGVCDGCALGVAGLKDRTLAGPHLCTTRLNVLRLNTMPAIQPDVLHQDIDELRKLDSAELRRLGRIPYPLLRRKGERTFSRVSWDEAMDRIAAKMKRTHPKQTAFFLTARGITNEVYYTAAKVARFLGVNNIDNASRICHSPSKTALKRSLGIGASSCSYSDWIGSDVVVFWGSVAANNQPVSTKYLYAAKRQGTKIVMINPYREPSMEKYWIPSIPESALFGTKLVDDVYQVNIGGDIAFMNGVMKTWFEMEAERPGSAVDRAFVEAHTTGLEALQAHVKALDWSALEASAGMTRSRMREFAELLARSRSGVFVWSMGLTQHRFGTDNISQVANLAMLRGFLGRKHCGVMPIRGHSGVQGSGEMGADPFSLPGGEWDPATIERIEKLWGFRLPRWQGDIVGVSLENAALPDDDARKLRIFYTSGGNFLETMPDPDFVRRCLENVDLRVHQDIILNTSTLVDAREEVIVLPAMTRYEQPGGGTSTSTERMVYFSPEIEGPRIEEARAEWRIYVDLARRVKPEEAERVAFASAEAIRAEIALANPSYDGIQHLRRKGDVFQWGGAWLCEDGVCPTADGRGRLLPIALPETRREEGRYFLTTRRGKQFNSMIYGEKDPFNAADRRDVLLHPSDAAARGIADGDGVVLHNRYGVFHGRAKLADTRPGNLAVYWPEGNALLPKGVYEPHAGIPEYNTTVALEKADAYHAGKDMRYAEKRIEDLETEVS; encoded by the coding sequence ATGGGGAAAACGAAACACGACGGGCCGCAGAAGCTTCCCTTCGCTCCGGACCCGCGGCTGTGGGTCAGTCCGGTGCCGTTCGGGCTCGGGAAGGTGAAGCCCGCGCATATTCGCGAGACGTTGAAGGTCGCTTGGGACAATCGGGACAATCTAGGGTACGCGGCGCGCATCTTGACGCAGGGCGTCTGCGACGGCTGCGCGCTCGGCGTGGCGGGCTTGAAGGATCGGACGCTCGCGGGCCCGCATCTGTGCACGACGCGGCTGAACGTGCTGCGGCTGAACACGATGCCGGCGATCCAACCGGACGTCTTGCACCAAGACATCGACGAGCTGCGGAAGCTCGACAGCGCGGAGCTGCGCCGGCTCGGGCGCATCCCGTATCCGCTGCTGCGGCGCAAGGGGGAGCGGACGTTCTCCCGGGTGTCGTGGGACGAAGCGATGGATCGAATCGCGGCGAAGATGAAGCGCACGCACCCGAAGCAGACGGCGTTCTTCCTGACGGCGCGGGGCATCACGAATGAAGTGTACTATACCGCCGCGAAGGTCGCTAGATTTCTTGGCGTGAACAACATCGACAACGCCTCGCGCATCTGCCACTCGCCGAGCAAGACGGCGCTGAAGCGGTCGCTCGGCATCGGCGCGTCGAGCTGCAGCTATTCGGATTGGATCGGATCCGACGTCGTCGTGTTCTGGGGGTCGGTGGCGGCGAACAATCAGCCGGTGTCGACGAAGTATTTGTACGCGGCGAAGCGGCAAGGGACCAAGATCGTTATGATCAACCCGTACCGCGAGCCTTCTATGGAAAAGTATTGGATCCCGTCGATCCCGGAGAGCGCCTTGTTCGGCACGAAGCTCGTCGACGACGTGTATCAGGTCAACATCGGCGGCGATATCGCGTTCATGAACGGCGTCATGAAGACGTGGTTCGAGATGGAGGCGGAGCGTCCGGGGTCGGCGGTCGACCGCGCGTTCGTCGAGGCGCATACGACCGGCCTCGAGGCGCTGCAGGCGCATGTCAAGGCGCTGGATTGGTCGGCGCTGGAAGCGTCCGCGGGCATGACGCGCTCGCGCATGCGCGAATTCGCCGAGCTGCTGGCGCGGTCGCGCTCCGGCGTGTTCGTCTGGTCGATGGGCCTCACGCAGCATCGGTTCGGCACCGACAACATCTCGCAGGTGGCGAATCTGGCGATGCTGCGCGGCTTCCTCGGGCGCAAGCATTGCGGCGTCATGCCGATCCGCGGGCATTCCGGCGTGCAGGGGTCCGGGGAGATGGGGGCGGACCCGTTCTCGCTGCCGGGCGGCGAGTGGGACCCGGCGACGATCGAGCGCATCGAGAAGCTCTGGGGCTTCCGGCTGCCGCGGTGGCAGGGCGATATCGTAGGCGTGTCCTTAGAAAACGCGGCCCTTCCCGACGACGACGCGCGAAAGCTGCGCATCTTCTATACGTCGGGCGGCAACTTCCTCGAGACGATGCCCGATCCGGACTTCGTGCGCCGCTGTCTCGAGAACGTCGACCTGCGGGTGCACCAGGACATCATCTTGAATACGTCCACCTTGGTCGATGCGCGCGAAGAGGTCATCGTGCTGCCGGCGATGACGCGATACGAGCAGCCGGGCGGCGGTACGTCCACGTCGACGGAGCGGATGGTGTATTTCTCTCCGGAAATCGAAGGCCCGCGCATCGAGGAAGCGCGCGCCGAGTGGCGGATTTACGTGGATCTGGCGCGTCGGGTGAAGCCGGAGGAAGCCGAGCGCGTCGCCTTCGCGTCGGCGGAGGCGATCCGAGCGGAGATCGCGCTCGCGAACCCGTCGTACGACGGCATTCAGCATCTGCGCCGCAAGGGCGACGTCTTCCAATGGGGCGGCGCGTGGCTGTGCGAGGACGGCGTCTGCCCGACAGCCGACGGCCGGGGGCGTCTGCTGCCGATCGCGCTGCCAGAGACGCGGCGGGAGGAAGGCCGTTACTTCCTCACGACCCGTCGCGGCAAGCAGTTCAATTCGATGATCTACGGAGAGAAGGATCCCTTCAACGCCGCCGACCGCCGCGACGTGCTGCTCCATCCGTCCGACGCGGCGGCTCGCGGCATCGCCGACGGCGACGGCGTCGTGCTCCATAACCGCTACGGCGTCTTCCACGGCCGGGCGAAGCTCGCCGACACGCGGCCGGGCAACCTCGCCGTCTATTGGCCGGAAGGCAACGCGCTGCTGCCGAAGGGCGTATACGAGCCGCATGCCGGCATTCCGGAATACAATACGACCGTCGCATTGGAGAAGGCGGACGCTTATCATGCAGGGAAAGACATGCGGTACGCGGAGAAGCGGATCGAAGACTTGGAGACGGAAGTGAGCTGA
- a CDS encoding RNA polymerase sigma-70 factor: MTESSAAAGTEHLYEKYRPLLFSLAYRMTGSAAEAEDVVQDVFLQWERRTPDARALEYPKAYLCKMTVNRCTDLARSARARRETYVGPWLPEPLLTTGAEGDPAVVAERDETLSFAMLLMMERLSPVERAVFVLREAFGFEYEEIAGLVDKSAANVRKIMSRVRVKLDADPMEAAAPSEQFAEELLRAFHHAAGTGDMEPLFRRLAPDVVLLSDGGGKVFAATAPIESKPRVAAFLGGLLRKMAPDTSVVPVVVNGGPGLAIFEGEDRTVRSVMAFRLGGDGEVRAVYIVRNPDKLSHVSRELRIP, from the coding sequence ATGACGGAATCGTCGGCGGCGGCCGGAACGGAACATTTATATGAGAAATACAGGCCTTTGTTATTTTCATTGGCGTACCGCATGACCGGCTCCGCCGCGGAAGCCGAGGACGTCGTGCAGGACGTCTTCCTCCAGTGGGAGCGCCGGACGCCGGATGCGCGGGCGCTCGAGTATCCGAAGGCGTATTTGTGCAAGATGACCGTCAATCGTTGCACCGACCTCGCTCGCTCCGCCCGCGCGCGGCGGGAGACGTACGTCGGCCCTTGGCTCCCCGAGCCGCTCCTGACGACCGGAGCCGAGGGCGACCCGGCGGTCGTCGCGGAACGCGACGAGACGCTGTCGTTCGCCATGCTGCTGATGATGGAGCGGCTCTCCCCCGTCGAGCGCGCCGTCTTCGTGCTCCGGGAAGCGTTCGGCTTCGAGTATGAGGAGATCGCGGGCCTCGTTGACAAGTCGGCGGCGAACGTCCGGAAAATCATGAGCCGCGTCAGAGTCAAGCTCGACGCCGATCCCATGGAGGCCGCCGCGCCGTCCGAGCAATTCGCGGAAGAGCTGCTCCGGGCGTTCCATCACGCGGCCGGCACCGGCGACATGGAGCCGCTCTTTCGGCGGCTGGCGCCGGACGTCGTGCTTCTGTCGGACGGAGGGGGCAAGGTGTTCGCGGCGACGGCGCCGATCGAGTCGAAGCCGAGGGTCGCCGCCTTCCTCGGCGGCTTGCTGCGGAAGATGGCTCCCGATACTTCGGTCGTGCCCGTCGTCGTCAACGGCGGCCCGGGCCTCGCCATTTTCGAGGGAGAGGATCGGACGGTACGCAGCGTGATGGCGTTCCGGCTCGGTGGGGACGGAGAGGTTCGGGCCGTCTACATCGTCCGCAACCCGGACAAACTGAGTCATGTTTCGCGGGAGCTGCGAATACCCTAG
- a CDS encoding serine/threonine protein kinase — translation MPTWKHAAARVWNGWKRRRVLSWFRPGAVVKGRYTIVKPIGEGSYGLAYLCRDRRAGDRPCVLKHVQPLRGGALRTEAVYSLETAMLERLSHPSVPRLLDRFRYRGAFCFAMEYVPGLSLEKLLFEEERTFTEAEALLLLRRLIDVVADIHAAGIVHRDIRIANVIVDGERVHLIDFGLARDLAPGTPDPVPDDVLDDDPMEKKLRRRVDVTSDFYAMGHLLLFLLYSSYPETREERSWEEELAGLAPETKRLLRRSLMTEQPYASAEELRDDLDAAIRASAH, via the coding sequence ATGCCGACGTGGAAGCACGCCGCCGCCCGGGTATGGAACGGCTGGAAGCGCCGCAGGGTGCTGTCCTGGTTCCGCCCCGGCGCGGTCGTCAAGGGACGGTATACGATCGTTAAGCCGATCGGCGAAGGCAGCTACGGCCTCGCCTACTTGTGCAGAGACCGCCGCGCGGGAGACCGGCCGTGCGTGCTGAAGCATGTCCAGCCGCTGCGCGGCGGCGCGCTCCGCACGGAAGCGGTATACAGCCTGGAGACCGCGATGCTGGAACGGCTGAGCCACCCCTCGGTGCCGCGTCTGTTGGATCGCTTCCGATACCGCGGCGCGTTCTGCTTCGCGATGGAATACGTACCCGGCCTTAGTCTCGAGAAGCTGTTGTTCGAGGAGGAACGGACGTTCACCGAAGCGGAAGCTTTGCTGCTGCTTCGGCGGCTGATCGACGTCGTGGCCGATATCCATGCGGCGGGCATCGTCCATCGCGACATCCGGATCGCCAACGTCATCGTAGACGGCGAGCGCGTGCACTTGATCGATTTCGGGCTGGCTCGCGATCTAGCGCCCGGAACGCCGGATCCCGTGCCGGACGACGTTCTGGACGACGATCCGATGGAGAAGAAACTCCGGCGGCGCGTCGACGTGACGAGCGATTTTTACGCGATGGGGCACCTGCTTCTTTTTCTGCTATACAGCTCATATCCCGAAACCCGCGAGGAGCGCAGCTGGGAAGAAGAACTCGCTGGACTCGCCCCGGAAACGAAAAGGCTGCTCCGCCGATCGCTCATGACGGAACAGCCTTACGCCTCTGCCGAGGAGCTGCGCGACGACTTGGACGCCGCGATCCGCGCCTCCGCGCATTAA
- a CDS encoding glutathione peroxidase: MSVYDFSARTIRGEERSMSDYRGKVLLIVNTASECGFTPQYKGLQELYEKYRDAGLEILGFPCNQFGGQEPGDEAAIAGFCETNFGVTFPLFAKVDVNGDDAHPLFKYLTKQAPGILGTRSIKWNFTKFLVDREGNVVTRFASTDKPEDLERDIQKYLG, from the coding sequence ATGTCCGTATACGATTTCAGCGCGAGAACGATTCGAGGCGAAGAGCGCTCGATGTCCGACTATCGCGGCAAGGTGCTGCTCATCGTCAACACCGCCAGCGAATGCGGCTTCACCCCGCAATACAAGGGCCTTCAGGAGCTTTACGAGAAATACCGCGACGCGGGCCTGGAAATTCTCGGCTTCCCTTGCAACCAATTCGGCGGGCAGGAGCCGGGCGACGAGGCGGCGATCGCCGGCTTCTGCGAGACGAACTTCGGCGTGACGTTCCCGTTGTTCGCGAAGGTCGACGTGAACGGCGACGACGCGCATCCGCTGTTCAAGTATTTGACCAAACAGGCGCCCGGCATTCTCGGCACGAGGTCGATCAAGTGGAACTTCACGAAGTTCCTCGTCGACCGCGAAGGCAACGTCGTAACGCGCTTCGCGTCCACCGACAAGCCGGAAGACTTGGAACGCGATATTCAGAAATATTTGGGGTAA
- a CDS encoding undecaprenyl-diphosphate phosphatase has protein sequence MSWIEAFVLGLIQGLTEFLPISSTGHLALGRHAFGLQEAGLFLDTMLHIGTLAAVVFYYREELYGILKNPLGKVSLLLVVGTIPAVVVGYLFEDFFEEISVSGATIGWEFLATGFFLWFADGMRNGRKKMQDLTYTDALVIGSFQAGAILPAISRSGLTIVGGLIRKLDRETAAYFSFLLSIPAILGGIVLQSTKLLEGGGAAGSVGIPALIVGSVASAVFGYVAVRWMIDFLKRGSLKIFAVYVWALGLVVLGAQFLGKW, from the coding sequence ATGTCCTGGATCGAAGCCTTCGTACTCGGACTCATTCAAGGGTTAACGGAATTTCTCCCGATCAGCAGCACCGGTCATCTCGCGCTCGGGCGCCATGCGTTCGGTCTGCAAGAGGCGGGATTGTTCCTCGACACGATGCTGCATATCGGCACGCTGGCCGCCGTCGTGTTTTATTATCGCGAGGAGCTGTACGGCATATTGAAAAATCCCCTCGGCAAAGTCAGCCTGCTGCTCGTCGTCGGCACCATTCCAGCCGTCGTCGTCGGCTACTTGTTCGAGGATTTCTTCGAGGAGATTTCCGTCAGCGGCGCGACGATCGGCTGGGAATTTCTCGCGACGGGCTTCTTCCTCTGGTTCGCGGACGGGATGCGGAACGGGCGCAAGAAGATGCAAGACCTGACCTATACGGACGCGCTCGTCATCGGCTCGTTCCAGGCCGGCGCCATTCTTCCGGCGATCTCCCGCTCCGGACTGACGATCGTCGGCGGCCTGATTCGGAAGCTCGACCGCGAAACGGCGGCGTACTTTTCCTTCCTATTGTCGATCCCGGCCATTCTCGGCGGCATCGTCCTGCAGTCGACGAAGCTGCTGGAGGGCGGCGGCGCGGCCGGCTCCGTCGGCATTCCCGCGCTCATCGTCGGCTCCGTCGCCTCCGCCGTCTTCGGGTACGTCGCGGTGCGCTGGATGATCGATTTCTTGAAGCGCGGTTCGCTGAAAATTTTCGCCGTCTACGTCTGGGCGCTCGGCCTCGTCGTCCTCGGCGCGCAGTTCCTCGGCAAGTGGTAA
- a CDS encoding RluA family pseudouridine synthase has translation MAGRGRGQQERGGRRGSGAGQQERTGRRGGGGAGGGRGSASFGGGRPPRGEAGRTRDAAGSGGRGRGAGMAASSAGGRPRSAASPDGGYGRGEPSAGARGRGGSGARRSEAGVRGDFGIPGFGGPRVRGAGPAGRGFAHGGSAPLPSAAGLQLNAAKRKGEWLELKLPESLAAVPLNGLMQLLPIPGKVAGRLISVNGVQRQGKLLRLKLFPEERPEFDPEWMELNILYEDDFTLVVNKPPGMEVHPSVKDQRGTLAHKVAAYYDMTNQACRVRHVHRLDKDTTGPVLYAKNELAHYVFDAAMREKRIERIYAALAEGVVKDAKGVIDAPIGQDRHHSTRRRVSETGESAVTRYEVIERFADHTLVRLRLETGRTHQIRVHLSHLGHPIAGDGLYGGHRPIMQRQALHGEKLVWPHPWTGERMSVHAQLPDDFAAALRALRDANGYSKR, from the coding sequence GTGGCAGGTCGAGGTCGCGGACAGCAAGAACGAGGCGGACGCCGGGGCTCCGGCGCCGGACAACAGGAGCGGACCGGGCGCCGCGGCGGCGGCGGCGCGGGCGGCGGGCGCGGAAGCGCGTCGTTCGGCGGCGGGCGTCCGCCGCGCGGCGAGGCCGGCCGAACGCGCGACGCGGCGGGCTCCGGCGGGCGCGGCAGAGGCGCCGGCATGGCGGCTTCGTCCGCCGGCGGAAGGCCGCGAAGCGCGGCGTCGCCCGACGGCGGGTACGGCCGCGGCGAGCCATCGGCCGGAGCTCGCGGCCGCGGCGGCTCTGGGGCGCGCCGCTCCGAGGCGGGCGTTCGCGGAGACTTCGGGATCCCGGGCTTCGGGGGCCCCCGCGTTCGCGGCGCCGGCCCAGCCGGTCGCGGCTTCGCGCATGGCGGTTCCGCCCCGCTGCCGTCGGCCGCCGGGCTGCAGCTGAACGCCGCCAAGCGCAAGGGCGAGTGGCTGGAGCTGAAGCTGCCGGAGTCGTTGGCGGCGGTGCCGCTGAACGGCTTGATGCAGCTGCTGCCGATCCCGGGGAAGGTCGCCGGGCGGCTCATCTCCGTCAACGGCGTGCAGCGCCAAGGCAAGCTGCTCCGGCTCAAGCTGTTTCCGGAGGAGCGCCCCGAGTTCGACCCGGAATGGATGGAGCTCAACATCTTGTACGAAGACGACTTCACCCTCGTCGTGAACAAGCCCCCGGGCATGGAGGTCCACCCGAGCGTCAAGGACCAACGCGGGACGCTGGCGCATAAGGTCGCCGCGTACTACGACATGACGAACCAGGCATGCCGGGTTCGCCATGTCCACCGGCTCGACAAGGATACGACCGGACCGGTGCTGTACGCGAAGAACGAGCTCGCGCACTACGTCTTCGACGCGGCGATGCGCGAGAAGCGCATCGAACGCATCTACGCCGCCCTGGCGGAGGGCGTCGTCAAGGACGCGAAAGGCGTCATCGACGCGCCCATCGGACAAGACCGCCACCACTCCACGCGGCGGCGGGTAAGCGAGACCGGCGAGTCGGCGGTCACGCGGTACGAGGTGATCGAGCGGTTCGCCGATCACACCCTCGTGCGGCTGCGGCTCGAGACGGGCCGCACGCATCAAATCCGGGTGCATCTGTCGCACCTCGGGCACCCGATCGCCGGCGACGGCTTGTACGGCGGCCATCGCCCGATCATGCAGCGCCAAGCGCTGCATGGCGAGAAGCTCGTCTGGCCGCATCCGTGGACCGGCGAACGGATGAGCGTCCACGCGCAGCTGCCCGACGACTTCGCCGCCGCGCTGCGCGCCCTGCGCGACGCGAACGGATACAGCAAGCGATAA
- a CDS encoding exopolysaccharide biosynthesis protein has translation MGKASNEEQASVSALVGELAAATPPEGLEMDELFERIGREGLLIAVMILTAPFLLPVSIPGMSTPFGTLIILICLSLVTGGPLRLPRRLGRLRVKQKHMRTIADKAGALLRRLEAWAKPRWGALTGTRTLRAAHAVGIVAGSVGMMLPLPMPLSNAIPAYAIVFFALGLLRRDGVLVLAGYGMLAATFLYLAVVYAAAFAGLRALLGG, from the coding sequence ATGGGGAAGGCTTCGAACGAGGAACAAGCGAGCGTATCCGCGCTCGTCGGCGAGCTCGCCGCGGCTACGCCGCCGGAAGGGCTGGAGATGGACGAGCTGTTCGAGCGCATCGGCCGGGAAGGTCTGTTGATCGCGGTCATGATCTTGACGGCGCCCTTCTTGCTGCCGGTGTCGATCCCGGGCATGAGCACGCCGTTCGGCACGCTCATTATTTTGATCTGCCTCAGCCTCGTCACCGGCGGGCCTTTGCGCTTGCCGCGCCGCCTCGGGCGGCTTCGCGTCAAGCAGAAGCATATGCGGACGATCGCCGACAAGGCGGGGGCCCTGCTGCGGCGGCTGGAGGCATGGGCGAAGCCGCGATGGGGCGCCTTGACGGGGACGCGGACGCTTCGCGCGGCGCATGCGGTCGGCATCGTCGCCGGCTCCGTCGGGATGATGCTCCCGCTGCCGATGCCGCTGTCGAACGCCATCCCGGCGTACGCGATCGTCTTCTTCGCGCTCGGGCTGCTCCGCCGCGACGGCGTGCTCGTCCTCGCCGGCTACGGAATGCTGGCCGCGACGTTCCTGTACTTGGCCGTCGTGTACGCCGCAGCGTTCGCCGGCCTGCGCGCGCTCCTCGGCGGATAG
- a CDS encoding NAD(P)/FAD-dependent oxidoreductase, protein MQTIVVVGGGYAGIHTVKAVKAESERTGAPVRIVLMDPATYHAKKVRLVQAAAVPTSLRVPWEALFPAGEADFVQGRCLAVDAAARKVKYEDASGVERTLAYDRLVLALGSVVREAPEGAGGIALRDEVHAERIRLAVEANLSAAAQERDASRQAALCAVVVAGGGISGVETAAELAKAMRRRAAALGLPATLPRVTIVAGGTRLVPLMTEAASKRLEARLRAASVRIVRGARVAREGGDGFAVLSDGRRLPCGLVIWTIGVDPSPSLRGLGLPLGSNGRLQTDSWYRVQGGYDTIYAIGDNARIVDSATGIEDGMTCREAIQQAQRLGRVLLADIAGRPAEPHRAATRQQYCVDLGEGEGFAWIRHWGVDFTIGGALGGKVREYTWNLGSLMK, encoded by the coding sequence ATGCAAACGATCGTAGTGGTCGGAGGCGGTTATGCGGGCATTCATACGGTGAAAGCGGTCAAGGCGGAGAGCGAGCGGACCGGCGCGCCGGTCCGCATCGTTCTGATGGACCCGGCGACTTATCACGCGAAGAAGGTGCGGCTCGTGCAAGCGGCGGCGGTGCCGACCAGCTTGCGGGTGCCGTGGGAGGCGTTGTTTCCCGCGGGCGAAGCGGATTTCGTACAGGGGCGCTGTCTTGCCGTCGACGCCGCGGCGCGGAAGGTGAAATACGAGGACGCGTCGGGCGTCGAACGAACGCTGGCGTACGACCGGCTCGTGCTCGCGCTCGGCAGCGTCGTCCGCGAAGCGCCCGAGGGCGCCGGCGGCATCGCGCTGCGGGACGAAGTCCATGCGGAGCGCATTCGCCTCGCCGTCGAGGCGAATTTGTCGGCGGCGGCCCAGGAGCGAGATGCCTCGCGGCAAGCGGCGCTGTGCGCCGTCGTCGTCGCCGGGGGCGGGATCAGCGGCGTCGAGACCGCCGCCGAGCTCGCTAAGGCGATGAGGCGTCGGGCCGCCGCGCTCGGGCTTCCGGCGACGCTGCCGCGCGTGACGATCGTCGCCGGCGGAACGCGGCTCGTGCCGCTAATGACGGAAGCCGCGTCTAAGCGCCTGGAAGCACGGCTGCGCGCGGCAAGCGTACGCATCGTCCGCGGCGCGCGCGTCGCCCGGGAGGGCGGCGACGGGTTCGCCGTGCTTTCCGACGGGAGACGCCTCCCCTGCGGCCTCGTTATCTGGACAATCGGGGTAGACCCAAGCCCGTCGCTGCGCGGTCTCGGGCTGCCGCTCGGCTCGAACGGACGGCTCCAGACCGATTCGTGGTATCGGGTGCAAGGCGGCTATGATACGATATATGCCATTGGGGACAACGCGCGGATCGTCGATTCGGCGACGGGTATCGAAGACGGGATGACGTGCCGCGAAGCGATCCAACAAGCGCAGCGGCTCGGGAGGGTGCTGCTCGCGGACATCGCCGGCCGCCCCGCCGAACCGCATCGCGCGGCGACGCGGCAGCAGTATTGCGTGGACCTCGGCGAAGGCGAAGGCTTCGCATGGATCCGCCACTGGGGCGTCGACTTTACGATCGGCGGCGCGCTCGGCGGCAAGGTAAGAGAGTACACCTGGAACCTCGGCAGCTTGATGAAGTAA